In Electrophorus electricus isolate fEleEle1 chromosome 6, fEleEle1.pri, whole genome shotgun sequence, a single genomic region encodes these proteins:
- the LOC118241527 gene encoding LOW QUALITY PROTEIN: keratin-associated protein 5-1-like (The sequence of the model RefSeq protein was modified relative to this genomic sequence to represent the inferred CDS: substituted 1 base at 1 genomic stop codon) — MCVCLCVCVCVCVSVCVCVCVSVCVCVCMCVCVCVCVCVCVCVCVCVCVCVRVRVCVCVRVCVCVCVCVCACVYVCVCVCVCVCVYVCVCVCMCVYVCVCVXACVCVSVCVCVCVCVSVCVCVCACVCVCVCVCMCVCVCVRVCVCVCVCVSVCVCVCVCVRVCVCVCACMCVCVCV; from the coding sequence atgtgtgtatgtttatgtgtgtgtgtgtgtgtgtgtgtgagtgtgtgtgtgtgtgtgtgtgtgagtgtatgtgtgtgtgtgtgtatgtgtgtatgtgtatgtgtgtgtgtgtgtgtgtgtgtgtgtgtgtgtgtgtgtgtgtgtgtgtgcgtgcgtgtgcgtgtatgtgtgtgtgtgcgtgtatgtgtgtgcgtgtgtgtgtgtgtgtgtgcgtgcgtgtatgtgtgtgtgtgtgtgtgtgtatgtgtgtgtgtgtatgtgtgtgtgtgtgtgtgtatgtgtgtgtatgtgtgtgtgtgtgtgtgagcgtgtgtgtgtgtgagtgtgtgtgtgtgtgtgtgtgtgtgtgtgagcgtgtgtgtgtgtgtgtgtgcgtgcgtgtgcgtgtgtgtgtgtgtgtgtatgtgtgtgtgtgtgtgtgtgcgtgtgtgtgtgtgtgtgtgtgtgtgtgtgagtgtgtgtgtgtgtgtgtgtgtgtgtgtgcgtgtgtgtgtgtgtgtgtgtgcgtgtatgtgtgtgtgtgtgtgtgtg